A single genomic interval of Halobacillus halophilus DSM 2266 harbors:
- a CDS encoding LuxR C-terminal-related transcriptional regulator has protein sequence MWLSNADKELREEEWNTTLMELENDQFVGRSRELQHFREFIESSKDTKRILHVYGMGGIGKTFLIHAFQRLAERLDGMVFLGLDSEDFAQSPSMLAEQLLFQLDAKLSLKLSNSHEPPLNQCLHMLKESSKNHRIIIAVDTYEKIGSLDRWFREVFLRSLPESISIILAGRHPLTAGWMESPAWRSIITQVKLTAFTYDQTRLYLSKAGVTKHSEIQDYWRFTNGHPLTLSLSAMAYGNKEDTDHHPHEKQEILTYLTSKWLSEVNDPELQRLLEAAAVLRHFDQATLNFILDERTTTTAFTRLTSLSFVNRTNHGWGIHEIIRSAIVLNIQERTPEHYESLKRRSASYYLQQINRNQSSTWEIAEYFYHLGEEVIRSAFFQEKDQQKKYIEPVGAHNFKEVEEYFQKRNRYDQDSVAHYYNRETDTTYHYYVSAEHNQKENDLIGAEYVRKLGFNVGRIVKNEEGDMVGLSLIVPINKHTIEQLKKEPVSRAYFSQLSKEEVEEYRVDEDSYAGWFIRMLDCLNPEDSHTRSFLLYSLFPLLLSGGRIITSTPIPFFQQLTQAFGFEKVPNATHYDFGPDQPSPTFLLDVRGPRLIQYLKQFSQTVSLEKDHVLHVADRHQLTKREKEILLSIHGELSNKAIAEQLHITEITVKKHVGSILKKFQVKNRTQLMKRIMEMSPYL, from the coding sequence ATGTGGTTATCCAATGCGGATAAAGAACTGCGTGAGGAAGAATGGAATACCACTCTTATGGAATTGGAAAATGACCAGTTTGTTGGCCGTAGTAGAGAATTGCAGCATTTTCGTGAATTTATTGAAAGCAGTAAGGACACTAAACGCATTTTACACGTTTATGGCATGGGAGGGATTGGTAAAACTTTCTTGATTCATGCATTTCAACGCCTGGCAGAACGCCTGGATGGAATGGTTTTCCTGGGGTTGGATAGTGAGGATTTTGCCCAGTCCCCTTCTATGCTTGCTGAGCAGTTATTATTTCAATTAGATGCTAAATTGTCCCTGAAACTCTCCAACTCTCATGAACCCCCTCTTAATCAGTGCCTGCATATGTTAAAAGAATCTTCTAAAAACCACCGAATTATTATAGCTGTCGATACTTATGAAAAGATAGGCTCACTGGACCGCTGGTTCCGTGAAGTCTTTCTCAGATCCCTCCCTGAATCGATTTCGATCATTCTTGCCGGCCGCCATCCTCTGACAGCAGGCTGGATGGAGTCACCAGCCTGGCGGTCCATCATAACGCAAGTGAAACTAACAGCCTTTACCTATGACCAGACTCGACTGTATTTGAGTAAGGCAGGCGTAACGAAACACTCGGAGATCCAGGACTATTGGCGCTTTACTAATGGGCATCCCCTTACCTTGTCCCTATCGGCAATGGCTTACGGCAATAAAGAAGATACAGATCATCATCCTCACGAAAAGCAAGAGATTCTCACCTATCTCACCTCAAAGTGGCTGAGTGAAGTAAACGACCCGGAGCTTCAGCGACTGTTAGAAGCTGCTGCCGTGCTGCGTCACTTTGATCAAGCTACCCTTAATTTCATTTTAGATGAAAGAACGACCACCACCGCATTTACCAGGCTCACCTCTCTTTCCTTTGTGAACCGCACCAATCATGGATGGGGCATTCATGAAATTATCAGATCAGCCATTGTATTAAATATACAGGAGCGGACACCTGAACACTATGAGTCTTTAAAAAGGCGGAGTGCTTCCTATTATCTTCAGCAAATAAATCGAAATCAGAGTTCTACCTGGGAGATTGCCGAATATTTTTACCATCTTGGTGAAGAGGTGATCCGCTCTGCATTTTTTCAGGAAAAAGACCAACAGAAAAAATATATTGAACCTGTCGGGGCACATAACTTCAAAGAGGTAGAAGAATATTTTCAGAAAAGAAACCGTTACGATCAAGACAGTGTAGCTCATTACTACAACCGGGAAACAGACACAACTTACCACTACTATGTATCCGCTGAACATAATCAAAAGGAAAATGATCTTATAGGAGCTGAGTATGTAAGAAAATTAGGATTCAACGTGGGCAGGATTGTAAAAAACGAGGAAGGGGACATGGTTGGACTTTCCCTTATAGTGCCGATTAATAAGCACACCATTGAACAATTAAAAAAAGAGCCGGTTTCCCGGGCTTACTTCAGCCAGTTATCCAAGGAAGAGGTAGAAGAATACCGTGTAGATGAAGATTCTTATGCAGGGTGGTTTATTCGGATGCTGGATTGTTTAAATCCGGAAGATAGTCATACACGGTCTTTTCTCTTGTACAGTTTATTTCCACTTTTATTGTCCGGGGGCAGAATCATCACTTCTACCCCCATTCCTTTCTTTCAGCAATTAACTCAGGCTTTTGGATTCGAAAAGGTTCCGAATGCTACTCATTATGATTTTGGTCCTGATCAGCCTTCTCCAACATTTCTACTGGACGTGAGAGGACCGCGTTTAATCCAGTATTTAAAACAATTTTCACAGACTGTTTCTCTTGAGAAAGATCATGTGCTTCATGTCGCAGACCGTCACCAGTTAACGAAACGGGAAAAAGAAATCCTGCTGAGTATTCACGGGGAACTTTCTAATAAAGCCATAGCCGAGCAACTGCATATTACTGAAATTACCGTAAAAAAACATGTGGGCAGCATTCTGAAAAAGTTTCAGGTTAAAAACCGAACCCAGCTCATGAAAAGAATTATGGAAATGTCTCCTTACCTTTAA
- a CDS encoding DUF4870 domain-containing protein, producing MDSQNVKNNSGVAKDIEDNKVIAILAYLVFFLPLLAAKDSKFAMYHGNQGFLLFLLLLAVNTVGTVVPILGWLIILPIGNLLILALLIMGIINASKGEEKPLPVIGKYTIIKPPESH from the coding sequence ATGGATTCACAAAATGTTAAAAATAACAGCGGAGTTGCAAAGGATATTGAAGACAATAAGGTCATTGCCATCTTAGCGTATCTTGTATTTTTCCTCCCTCTCTTGGCCGCTAAAGACTCAAAATTTGCCATGTATCATGGAAACCAGGGTTTTCTTTTGTTTCTGTTGCTTTTAGCCGTTAATACAGTGGGAACCGTGGTCCCTATTCTCGGCTGGCTGATCATTCTCCCTATTGGAAACCTCTTAATCTTAGCTCTTTTGATCATGGGAATTATCAATGCCTCCAAAGGGGAAGAAAAACCCCTTCCTGTTATAGGAAAATATACGATTATTAAGCCTCCGGAATCTCATTAA